One Thermogemmatispora onikobensis DNA window includes the following coding sequences:
- a CDS encoding caspase family protein encodes MSTPSSSALAMTGSGRRLALVIGINGPPAAHRAPLAYAEADACGMAEVLVQDGCGFRLVVPALLGATSEQVRKAVVQLARELQAGDFGLVFFSGHAEVLPRDADGDEVYLVTADFDPADLTVDRQAHLSFRWLRQVLFEHERAAQLLLILDCCYGGKFAESAPDPSRKELERRLSAAFGEPGERSPAPAGSVRLALTATGLEPAREQDGHGLLTGQLLKLLRGEVPEAADEEGQVTFARAFAHLAQTLREQPPRFYGAGGDLVLARYPELAQARRRARVQAEDEERQRLLALVRRRDGFYEDRRRSCVGRRTEHEAVWRLVEELLPTGGYVTITGEAGQGKSCLMARLIEERARAQGGEERVAFHFLPLVPPPDYQVTVLKALLARLVLTYELPTWWLAGESRATLSEALVTVLQEIARRGAQEVIFIDGLDQLQPEPQSGWRDLSFLPQGPANPPPGIVFVLGTRPNDTLRPLELCTPRREYQLPRLSLPDFAELLRARQVDLSADLARRSYEALDGHALFLDLLARELAPRRGQTQAEVEALLARLSSDPGQLFTLALERLRGEPARWHRVIKPLLGILLVAQEPLPIAALRQLLTFARGEAMDLDEVRQGLQRLGGLVMRDQQGGYTLFHLKFRDYLRGGPGEADGPQEEPEGLFDAEEERRWHGVLAAWCEQGGLARLWQDGAREEGERFRRRYGQRHYVRHLYEAGTWEQLVAVLDEGSYGRAKVQADPSMRSYAQDLDLGRQAAAAAGETLEEQLEQLPRLWGYTLLRCSLGSRADRYPDEAFVLLCQFGQKAKALGLVELLTEQERRADLLLDLAGWLLRQPGRREEGRQLCRRAEQAIALLADGWDKARLFIRLGEMLAKTELPQEAEHCWQKAERVIASLSEDADKATMLVRLGKALAATRPQQAEQCWLQAERLSSSLSNARGKVRTLISLGEALAKWSLRQQQAERCWQEAKRLIASFADQDWNRVDALIELGEALAGAQCWEQAQQCWEQAEQLIIAIPDEKDRWRKVQPLSSLAEAFIEAQRWLEAERVIASLPEHDCRKAMALIALGKALAKAQRWQDAEQCWVQAKRLATILSDDSDRVEVLAGLAKALAETERWQEAEQCWLQAERLIAVSPFDKAEALTRLSSALISVQHWEEAEQCWQQAERAIASYTLDNWSKAEVYVQLAETLMRAQRWQDAERCWAQAELLISSLDDEKTAARSRLSEALARAQRWLEAERVIASLPEHDWRKAEALIALGKALAKAQRQQEALKCWKQAEQLITAIPDEQDRWRKVQPLSSLAEAFIGAQRWLEAERVIASLPEHDWRKAMALIALGKALAGAQHWQDAEQCWVQAKRLVTLLAEDSDKVKVLTELATACATIQSWKEAEQCWLQTEQLIAAMPDQEDSWRKRQALSELAASLATAERWQDAQRIIASLPDDSSEKAVALTTLVKALANAQQGQETERCLQEVARMLIVLPASWQETEALTSLTRVLISYGHEAEAISLIQHAWLRDMDRDQAFRYLSVAFPLLTRYPKLGIALYDATCWADAFLQGSFELPSLSVRQERSPESA; translated from the coding sequence ATGTCCACACCATCCTCTTCCGCGCTTGCTATGACCGGGTCAGGTCGACGGCTGGCGCTGGTGATTGGGATCAATGGCCCCCCTGCGGCCCACCGGGCGCCGCTGGCCTATGCAGAGGCCGATGCCTGTGGCATGGCGGAAGTCCTGGTCCAAGACGGCTGTGGCTTCAGGCTGGTAGTTCCCGCGCTGTTGGGTGCCACCTCGGAGCAGGTTCGCAAGGCCGTGGTGCAGCTGGCCCGCGAGCTGCAGGCGGGCGATTTCGGGCTGGTCTTCTTCAGCGGCCATGCCGAAGTGCTGCCGCGCGACGCCGATGGGGATGAGGTCTATCTGGTGACGGCGGACTTTGATCCTGCTGATCTGACGGTTGATCGGCAGGCCCACCTCTCGTTTCGCTGGCTGCGGCAGGTGCTCTTTGAGCATGAGCGCGCAGCTCAGCTGCTGCTCATCCTGGACTGCTGCTATGGGGGCAAGTTTGCTGAGAGCGCGCCCGATCCCTCTCGGAAGGAGCTGGAGCGGCGCCTGAGCGCTGCCTTTGGCGAACCAGGGGAGCGCAGTCCGGCGCCGGCGGGTAGCGTGCGGCTGGCGCTGACGGCGACCGGCCTGGAGCCGGCCAGAGAGCAGGATGGGCACGGCCTGCTGACGGGGCAGCTGCTCAAGCTGCTGCGGGGCGAGGTGCCGGAGGCAGCGGATGAGGAGGGCCAGGTGACCTTCGCGCGAGCCTTTGCCCACCTGGCGCAGACGCTCCGGGAGCAGCCACCGCGCTTCTACGGGGCCGGCGGTGATCTGGTACTGGCCCGCTATCCCGAGCTGGCTCAGGCGCGGCGACGCGCTCGAGTGCAGGCGGAGGACGAGGAGCGGCAGCGGCTGCTGGCGCTGGTGCGACGTCGGGATGGCTTCTACGAGGACCGCCGGCGCAGCTGCGTGGGGCGCCGGACCGAGCACGAGGCGGTCTGGCGCCTGGTCGAGGAGTTGCTGCCCACCGGGGGCTATGTGACCATCACCGGGGAGGCCGGGCAGGGCAAGAGCTGCCTGATGGCCAGGCTGATCGAAGAGCGGGCCCGGGCGCAGGGAGGCGAGGAGCGGGTGGCCTTCCACTTCCTGCCGCTGGTGCCTCCCCCAGACTATCAGGTGACCGTGCTGAAAGCGCTGCTGGCGCGCCTGGTGCTCACGTATGAGCTGCCGACCTGGTGGCTGGCGGGGGAGAGCCGCGCGACGCTGAGTGAGGCGCTGGTGACGGTCCTGCAGGAGATCGCGCGGCGCGGGGCGCAGGAGGTCATCTTCATCGATGGGCTGGACCAGCTGCAGCCGGAGCCGCAGAGCGGCTGGCGGGATCTGAGTTTTCTGCCGCAGGGCCCGGCCAATCCGCCGCCGGGGATCGTCTTCGTGTTGGGAACTCGTCCGAATGACACGCTGCGTCCGTTGGAGCTGTGCACGCCGCGGCGGGAGTATCAGCTGCCGCGGCTCTCCCTGCCCGATTTTGCGGAGCTGCTGCGAGCGCGGCAGGTGGATCTCTCTGCGGATCTGGCGAGGCGGAGCTATGAGGCGCTGGATGGGCACGCCCTCTTTCTGGATCTGCTGGCCAGGGAGCTGGCGCCCCGGCGCGGGCAGACCCAAGCGGAGGTGGAGGCCCTGCTCGCGCGCCTGAGCAGCGACCCGGGGCAATTGTTTACGCTGGCGCTGGAGCGGCTGCGAGGAGAGCCGGCGCGGTGGCACCGGGTGATCAAGCCGCTGCTGGGGATCTTGCTGGTGGCGCAGGAGCCCCTGCCGATCGCGGCGCTCCGGCAGCTGCTGACGTTCGCCAGGGGCGAGGCGATGGACCTGGATGAGGTGCGGCAGGGACTGCAACGGTTAGGTGGGCTGGTGATGCGGGATCAGCAGGGAGGGTATACCCTCTTTCATCTGAAGTTTCGCGACTATCTGCGAGGGGGGCCGGGAGAGGCAGACGGACCGCAGGAGGAGCCGGAGGGATTGTTTGATGCGGAGGAGGAGCGGCGCTGGCATGGGGTCCTGGCGGCCTGGTGCGAGCAGGGGGGGCTGGCGCGGCTCTGGCAAGACGGGGCCAGGGAGGAGGGTGAGCGCTTCCGGCGGCGGTATGGGCAGCGGCACTATGTGCGCCATCTCTACGAGGCGGGAACGTGGGAGCAGCTCGTTGCGGTGCTGGACGAGGGGAGCTATGGGCGGGCGAAGGTGCAGGCGGACCCGAGCATGCGCAGCTATGCCCAGGATCTGGATCTGGGGCGGCAGGCCGCGGCGGCAGCGGGGGAGACGCTGGAGGAGCAACTGGAGCAGCTGCCGCGGCTGTGGGGCTACACGCTGCTACGTTGCAGCCTGGGGAGCCGGGCGGATCGCTATCCTGATGAGGCGTTCGTGCTACTCTGCCAGTTCGGGCAGAAGGCGAAGGCGTTGGGGCTGGTGGAGCTGCTCACCGAGCAAGAGCGACGGGCGGACCTGTTGCTCGACCTGGCCGGGTGGTTGCTGAGGCAGCCGGGACGCCGTGAGGAGGGGCGGCAGCTCTGCCGGCGAGCAGAGCAGGCGATTGCGCTGCTGGCGGATGGGTGGGACAAAGCGCGCTTGTTCATTCGGTTGGGCGAGATGCTGGCGAAGACAGAGCTCCCACAGGAGGCGGAACACTGCTGGCAGAAGGCTGAGCGGGTGATCGCTAGTCTGTCTGAAGATGCAGATAAAGCGACTATGCTGGTGCGGCTGGGGAAAGCTCTGGCGGCGACGCGACCACAGCAAGCCGAGCAATGCTGGCTCCAGGCCGAACGGCTTAGCTCCTCGCTCTCTAACGCCAGGGGGAAAGTGCGGACCCTGATCAGCCTGGGTGAAGCGCTGGCAAAGTGGTCACTACGACAGCAGCAGGCCGAGCGCTGCTGGCAAGAAGCGAAACGACTTATTGCCTCCTTCGCTGATCAGGATTGGAACCGCGTGGATGCGCTGATCGAACTAGGAGAAGCTCTGGCGGGCGCACAATGCTGGGAGCAAGCCCAGCAGTGCTGGGAGCAAGCCGAACAGCTCATCATCGCCATTCCTGATGAGAAAGATCGCTGGAGGAAGGTTCAGCCGCTCAGCAGTCTGGCAGAAGCATTTATAGAAGCTCAACGCTGGTTAGAGGCAGAGCGGGTCATCGCCTCCCTTCCCGAGCATGATTGTCGGAAGGCTATGGCTCTCATAGCACTGGGCAAGGCCCTGGCCAAGGCCCAGCGTTGGCAGGACGCCGAACAGTGCTGGGTCCAGGCCAAACGACTCGCCACAATCCTGTCCGATGACAGTGACAGGGTGGAGGTTCTCGCAGGACTTGCCAAAGCACTGGCAGAGACAGAACGTTGGCAAGAAGCCGAACAGTGCTGGCTCCAGGCCGAACGGCTCATTGCTGTCTCCCCATTCGACAAGGCAGAAGCCCTGACTAGGCTGAGCAGTGCGCTGATCAGCGTGCAGCACTGGGAAGAGGCCGAACAGTGCTGGCAGCAAGCGGAAAGAGCCATCGCATCCTATACCCTTGACAACTGGAGCAAAGCAGAAGTTTACGTCCAACTGGCCGAGACACTGATGAGAGCCCAGCGCTGGCAGGACGCTGAACGGTGCTGGGCCCAGGCTGAACTCCTTATCTCCTCCCTCGACGATGAGAAGACCGCGGCGCGGAGCCGCTTGAGTGAAGCGTTAGCGCGCGCTCAACGCTGGTTAGAGGCAGAGCGGGTCATCGCCTCTCTTCCCGAGCATGACTGGCGGAAAGCTGAGGCGCTCATAGCACTGGGCAAGGCCCTGGCCAAGGCTCAGCGTCAGCAGGAGGCTCTAAAGTGCTGGAAGCAAGCTGAACAGCTCATCACCGCCATTCCTGATGAGCAAGATCGCTGGAGGAAGGTTCAGCCGCTCAGCAGTCTGGCAGAAGCATTTATAGGAGCTCAACGCTGGTTAGAGGCAGAGCGGGTCATCGCCTCTCTTCCCGAGCATGACTGGCGGAAGGCTATGGCTCTCATAGCGCTGGGCAAGGCCCTGGCTGGGGCTCAGCATTGGCAGGACGCCGAACAGTGCTGGGTCCAGGCCAAACGACTCGTCACTCTACTTGCCGAGGATAGCGACAAAGTGAAAGTCCTTACAGAGCTTGCCACGGCATGCGCAACGATACAAAGCTGGAAAGAGGCCGAACAGTGCTGGTTGCAAACCGAGCAGCTCATTGCCGCCATGCCTGATCAGGAAGACAGCTGGAGGAAAAGGCAGGCGCTCAGCGAGCTGGCAGCTTCCCTGGCCACAGCAGAACGTTGGCAGGATGCTCAACGTATCATCGCCTCTCTTCCTGATGACAGCTCGGAGAAAGCGGTAGCCTTGACCACATTGGTCAAAGCACTGGCCAACGCCCAGCAAGGGCAAGAGACTGAGCGGTGCTTGCAAGAGGTTGCACGGATGCTTATCGTCCTTCCCGCAAGCTGGCAGGAAACCGAGGCATTGACCAGCCTGACCAGGGTATTGATCAGCTACGGTCATGAGGCTGAGGCTATCAGCCTCATTCAACATGCCTGGCTTCGAGACATGGACCGTGATCAGGCTTTTCGCTATCTCTCCGTGGCCTTCCCGCTGCTGACCAGATATCCCAAGCTGGGCATCGCTCTCTATGACGCCACCTGCTGGGCCGATGCCTTCTTGCAAGGAAGCTTTGAGCTTCCTTCCCTCTCAGTCCGCCAGGAAAGGAGCCCTGAATCTGCATGA
- a CDS encoding arsenate reductase/protein-tyrosine-phosphatase family protein gives MQQASGWGEPPELLKLLAHEVRWRLLWLLARSDYRGKELAEQLGLPQNLVSYHLQLLLRSGVITERVSSADERARYYRAHLERLGKAYWQVARQLHPLLVSAGQPPVAAGSKDWQAALVEGKPLRVLVLCTRNSARSQIAEGWLRALSGGRVQATSAGSQPTEVHPLAVRACAALGLDISQQRTRSLAEVAEQPFFDYVITVCDRVRERCPTLPGQPCYLHWSTLDPVSTTGSEEEQLAVFLAVARELRQRVLAFLLMVLPEPARPALPQGSQH, from the coding sequence ATGCAGCAGGCCTCGGGCTGGGGGGAGCCACCGGAACTTCTGAAGCTGCTGGCACATGAGGTGCGCTGGCGCCTTCTCTGGCTACTGGCGCGCAGTGACTATCGAGGCAAGGAGCTGGCTGAGCAACTGGGCCTCCCGCAGAATCTGGTTTCCTATCATCTGCAGCTGCTCCTGCGTTCCGGGGTGATAACAGAGCGTGTCAGCAGCGCCGATGAGCGTGCTCGCTATTATCGTGCCCATTTAGAACGCCTTGGGAAAGCCTACTGGCAAGTTGCTCGCCAGTTGCATCCCCTGCTCGTCAGCGCCGGCCAGCCTCCTGTTGCTGCCGGTAGCAAGGACTGGCAGGCTGCTCTCGTTGAGGGCAAACCGCTGCGTGTCCTGGTGCTCTGCACGCGGAACAGTGCGCGCTCCCAGATTGCCGAGGGGTGGCTGCGGGCGTTGAGTGGTGGACGAGTGCAGGCCACCAGCGCGGGCAGTCAGCCTACGGAGGTGCATCCTCTGGCAGTGCGCGCTTGTGCCGCACTCGGCCTGGATATTAGCCAGCAGCGAACGCGCTCACTGGCTGAGGTGGCGGAGCAGCCTTTCTTCGACTACGTGATTACCGTCTGTGACCGAGTGCGGGAGCGCTGTCCGACTTTACCGGGGCAGCCGTGCTACCTGCACTGGAGCACCCTGGACCCGGTGAGCACCACAGGCTCAGAAGAAGAGCAGCTGGCGGTCTTCCTGGCTGTGGCGCGCGAGCTGCGTCAACGGGTGCTGGCCTTTCTGCTGATGGTCTTGCCAGAGCCAGCTCGCCCTGCGCTTCCTCAAGGGTCCCAGCACTGA
- a CDS encoding arsenate reductase ArsC, whose translation MSRRILVLCTANSARSQMAEGLLRALGGSAVEVASAGLAPSRVHPLAQRVMAERGIDISSQRSKHVDEFRGQHFAVIITVCDQAAEQCPVFPGRAERLHWSFPDPAAVTGSEEEQLSAFRAVRDGLEQRIRSWLASWQEEAGKREQE comes from the coding sequence ATGAGCAGGCGCATTCTTGTCCTTTGTACTGCTAACTCGGCGCGGTCGCAGATGGCGGAAGGCCTCCTGCGTGCGCTTGGAGGCTCTGCCGTCGAGGTCGCCAGCGCTGGCCTGGCTCCTTCACGTGTGCACCCTCTCGCGCAGCGTGTCATGGCTGAACGTGGCATTGACATCAGCTCCCAGCGCTCGAAGCATGTCGATGAGTTTCGGGGTCAGCATTTCGCTGTGATCATTACAGTCTGCGATCAGGCTGCCGAGCAATGTCCCGTTTTCCCGGGGCGGGCTGAGCGGCTCCACTGGAGTTTTCCCGATCCCGCTGCGGTCACCGGGAGCGAAGAGGAGCAGCTGAGTGCCTTTCGGGCAGTACGTGATGGGCTGGAGCAGCGTATTCGGAGCTGGCTGGCGAGCTGGCAAGAAGAGGCGGGAAAGCGCGAACAGGAGTGA
- a CDS encoding class I SAM-dependent methyltransferase → MPWWFFRRKSPTVLSNGAPPSSDAPEAARSLSWTKAVTSPDNADGDQRRYLEEQPYLLPKDLQEVNRLDFQHYVLRAVLRRNYLAPIQEPRQILDVGCGTGQWASELAREFPQANVIGLDVEEAKQQTAPPPNYRFVKGDVLKGLPFPDHSFDFVHQRFLWTALPLAAWPRVVQELVRVTASGGWVELLEPGLEAEPMGPTHRQLDAMIKELAALRGLDGGGTVTASLGRYLWEAGLSQVQRQVIQVPFGDWGGRIGSLLALDFREFALALSGAATKRFQLSPQQYQTLVQTMLQECNQLQTKYQFVAAYGQKS, encoded by the coding sequence ATGCCCTGGTGGTTTTTCAGACGCAAGAGTCCAACAGTGCTCTCCAACGGTGCTCCCCCGAGCTCTGACGCTCCTGAAGCAGCCCGATCCCTGAGTTGGACTAAGGCGGTCACCTCTCCAGACAACGCCGATGGTGATCAGCGCCGCTATCTTGAGGAGCAGCCCTATCTACTCCCCAAGGATTTGCAGGAAGTTAACCGCCTCGACTTTCAGCACTACGTACTGCGTGCTGTCCTGCGCCGTAACTACCTGGCTCCCATCCAGGAGCCGCGTCAGATCCTTGATGTTGGCTGTGGCACTGGACAATGGGCCTCAGAGCTGGCGCGTGAGTTCCCCCAGGCGAACGTAATCGGCCTGGATGTTGAGGAGGCGAAGCAACAGACAGCTCCCCCACCCAATTACCGCTTTGTCAAAGGGGATGTGCTGAAGGGCTTGCCCTTCCCAGATCACTCCTTCGATTTCGTTCATCAGCGCTTCTTATGGACGGCGCTGCCGCTGGCGGCCTGGCCCCGCGTGGTACAGGAGCTGGTACGAGTGACCGCTTCTGGCGGCTGGGTCGAACTGCTGGAGCCTGGCCTGGAAGCGGAGCCTATGGGACCAACCCACCGGCAGCTGGATGCCATGATTAAGGAACTGGCGGCGCTCAGGGGACTGGATGGAGGAGGAACCGTCACCGCTTCACTGGGTCGTTACCTATGGGAAGCCGGCTTATCACAGGTGCAGCGACAAGTGATCCAGGTCCCTTTCGGAGACTGGGGCGGGCGTATTGGCTCCTTGCTCGCGCTGGACTTCCGCGAGTTCGCCCTGGCCCTGAGCGGTGCGGCGACAAAACGCTTTCAGCTGAGTCCACAGCAGTATCAAACGCTTGTCCAGACCATGCTCCAGGAATGCAATCAGCTGCAGACAAAATATCAGTTTGTCGCTGCCTATGGACAGAAAAGTTGA
- a CDS encoding DinB family protein — translation MTNHPFVIAPFYKGWDVYQNHLIRALAPLSPEQLALSAGGDLRSIGMIATHIAAVRARWLYWVLKEGDEQLIAIGRWDRPGQPDRSASEIVHGLETTWNVIESALQRWTLADLEEILHDVDEETGEEETFTRQWVIWHLLEHDLHHGGELSFSLGMHGLPAINL, via the coding sequence ATGACCAACCATCCTTTCGTGATTGCACCCTTCTACAAGGGCTGGGATGTGTATCAGAACCATCTCATTCGCGCGCTTGCTCCGCTTTCCCCCGAGCAACTGGCGCTCTCTGCAGGAGGTGATCTTCGCTCCATTGGCATGATAGCGACTCATATCGCCGCCGTGCGCGCCAGGTGGCTCTATTGGGTCTTGAAGGAGGGAGATGAACAACTCATCGCCATTGGCCGGTGGGACCGTCCCGGCCAACCTGACAGGTCCGCTTCTGAAATCGTCCACGGTCTCGAAACTACCTGGAACGTGATTGAATCAGCCCTCCAGCGCTGGACGCTCGCCGATTTAGAGGAGATATTGCACGATGTTGATGAGGAGACTGGTGAGGAAGAGACTTTCACGCGCCAGTGGGTCATCTGGCATTTACTCGAACATGATCTGCATCATGGTGGAGAACTCTCATTCTCGCTCGGAATGCATGGCCTGCCCGCGATCAATCTGTAG